From the Armatimonadota bacterium genome, the window TTGCCAGTACCTCTTCGCCGACTCCGCCGAACCGGTATACCGTTACTTCACCCTGTATGAGACCCTGATGGCGAACATGCCGCTGGAGGCGAAAAACCACGAGGACTGGTGGGTTTACCCCTCGGCGGAGGCGATGGAGCAGGGGCGCCAGCTGCTGGAGGAGGCGTTCAAGAAGGCGCGTTCGGAGGCGGTGAAACAACGTGTGCGTAAGCTGCAAATCGGACATCGTGTCTACACCGTGCAATGGCAAGCGGCAACTGCCCGACGCGCTGGCGATTTTATGCGTGCCCGCGAGGCAGACGTGCAGTTCGCTCAGATGGTGCAGGAGCTGCAAAACAGCGGTCAGCACGACATCATCGATATGTGGCTGGCGCGGCACGAGTCGCAGGAGCGCGGCAGCGAGGCACAGGCGTACGTAGAACTGCTGGCAAGCGCGGGCTATGCCACCACGCAGGCGCGAGAACAGGCATGGCGCGAGGCGCAAACGGAGGGGGCAGCGTTCGCCCGCAAGCTGGGCTTCATCACCGAATGGCAGGTAGTGGGACCCTTCCGCTGCTACCCCGGCGAGCTGGGCAAGGCGGACATTCCGGTGGATACGGTAAACCTGTCGCAGAGGTTTTCCACGCTGTCCGGGGAGGCGAGCTGGCAACAGGTCAGCGTGAATCATCCCTTTGGATTGCTGGACCTGCGCAGTCTGTTCTCCAGCGACCCCTGGATGAGTGCTTACGCCGCCTGTTGGGTGAAACTACCCGGTCCCACCGCTATCAGCCTGCGAGTGGGCAGTAACGACGGCGCGGCGGTATGGCTGGACGGCAAGCCCATTCTGGTGGCAGACGTGCCGCGTGGGTTTCAGCCCGACCAGGACCGCGTTTCGGTAGCCAGCGGCGGGGAAGTATGGCACCTGATAGTGGTTAAAGTCATTAATCATGGCAACCTGTGGCACCTGGCTGTGCGCTTCACCGACCTCGTAGGGCGTCCTCTGCAGATACCCGTTCGTGCCACGCCGCCAGAGTGATTAGAGGTTTAACCATCCACCAGGTGATGAGGCAGGCATCGCCTTGCCGATGCTTTGCCTGTTCATGCCCCCTCCTGCTTGTGTATAATATGAGAGGGGCGTGTCAACAGCTTGCAAGGAACCTTTACCGATGCACTTCTTGAAATCGCCGATTTACGATCTCAAACAAACTACCCGGGAATTTCGGTGGAGCGACGCCTTTGTTTTGTTGACCATTACAGCGTTACTCTACACGGGGGTACATTTCGGTTTCCATGCCCCCGAAGTGGTGAAGGGTCCAGGCATTGTCTTGGAGCCTTCTGCGCTGCCGTACTATGCATTGCGCTCGGTACTGCGGATGAGTGCGGCGTATCTGCTCTCGCTGACGTTTACGCTGGTATACGGTTACGCGGCGGCACGCAGTCGGCGGGCAGAGCAGATTCTGCTGCCTACCCTGGATGTTTTACAGAGCGTGCCGATACTCTCTTTCCTGCCGGTGGTGTTGCTGGGGCTGAGCGCCATCATGCACGAGCGACTGGCTGCGGAACTGGCGTCCGTTGTGCTCATCTTCACCAGTCAGGTGTGGAACATGACCTTCTCGTGGTACCAGTCGTTGACCACGCTGCCGCGGGACCTGCGCGAGGCGGCAGATGTGTTTCGCATGAACTGGTGGCTGCGCATGTGCAAGATGGAGCTGCCCTTCGGTGCGATAGGGCTAGTCTGGAACAGCATGATGAGCTGGGCAGGGGGCTGGTTCTTCCTGATGGCGGCGGAGATATTCACCGTCGGCGAGCGCGATTACCGTCTGCCCGGCCTAGGAGCGTACCTGAGCGAGGCTTCTCACCAAGGCAACATCACCGCCATTTTGTGGGGACTGGGCACGCTGGTGCTGGTGATTGTGCTGCTCGACCAGCTGGTGTGGCGACCACTGGTTGCCTGGAGTGAGAAGTTCAAGCTGGAGATGATCGAGCAGGAGACACACGCCAGCTCGTGGTTCTATGATATTTTGCGCACTTCAAAGCTATCGGAGCGAGTGTCGGCTTTCTGGAAACGCATAGGGGAGCGCGTCGATGCGTGGACATTGCGCGTGTGGCCGTTCCGCTCAGAATATGTCTCTGCGCATCCCGAGCGCGAGGATGTCGCCTGGCGGCTTTTTTTCCTCATCATGCTGCTGCTGGTTGGCTATGGCACGTTGCGCGCTTTGCATCTGCTGACTCAGGTGCAGCTGTTGCAATGGCTGGACATCCTGCGGGGCGTATTCATGACCGCGCTGCGCGTGTTTGTCGCGCTGGCTATTGCGTTCGGCTGGACGGTTCCGCTGGGGGTGTATATCGGCATGAACGCCCGCCTAGCAGCATGGTTGCAGCCGCTGGTGCAGATTGCCGCCTCCATTCCTGCCACTGCTCTGTTTCCGGTGTTCGTGCTGATGCTGCTGAAACTGCCCGGGGGATTGAACATAGCAGCCATCCTGTTGATGCTAACCGGCACGCAGTGGTATCTTCTATTTAACGTGATCGCGGGTACCATGGCTATCCCGCAAGAATTGCGGTTCACCGTGACCCTGCTGGGGCTCAACCGCTGGCAGCGGTGGAGGGTGTTGATACTGCCAGCGCTGTTTCCGTATCTGATTACCGGCGCGATTACCGCTAGCGGCGGCGCATGGAACGCCAGCATCGTCGCAGAATATGTGGAGTTTGGGGGAAAGACACTGCGGGTCAACGGTCTGGGAGACCTGATTGCATACAGTACCGCACAGGGCGACTTCCCTCTGCTGCTAGCTTCTACATTAACCATGATTCTGGCCGTGGTGCTCGTAAACCGCTTACTCTGGAGACGGTTGTATCGGATCGCCGCATCACGCTATCGGATGGAGTGAAAGATGAACAACGGGCAGGTACTTGTTGAACTGGAGCATGTGAGCCAGGTATACGCTACCGGCAGGAAACGGTTTTATGCTGTTCAGGACATCAACCTGAGCATTGGAGAAGGGGAGTTTGTGTGCTTACTGGGACCGTCGGGCTGCGGCAAAAGCACGCTATTGCGCCTCATCACCGGTTTGCAACGCCCCACCGAAGGAGTTGTCCGTTATCGGGGGCAGGAGCTGCGCGGGGTGAACCCGTACGCCAGCATTGTGTTTCAGACCTTTGCGCTCTTTCCATGGCTGTCGGTGCAGGAGAACGTAGAGGTCGCACTGAAGGCGAGGGGAGTTCCGCCCAAAATCCGCACCGCACGCGCCCTGGACCTGCTGGACCGGGTGGGTCTGGACGGTTTTGAAAACGCCTATCCACGTGAACTGTCCGGTGGGATGCGCCAGAAGGTAGGCTTCGCCCGCGCGATGGCGGTGGAACCGGAACTGCTATGTCTGGATGAGCCGTTCTCCGCGCTAGATGTGCTGAGCTCGGAGGCGTTGCGAGGGGAGCTGATGGAGCTATGGCTGGACGGCAAAATCCCTACCAAGACCATCCTGATGGTGACGCACAACATCGAGGAGGCAGCGGAGATGGCAGACCGCCTCGTCATCATGGGTACATCCCCGGGACGAGTCATCGCGGAGGTGAACGTCGACCTGCCACATCCCCGACACCGCAAAACGCCGCAGTTCCTCAAGCTGATTGACCAGATTTACGCCATCCTCGCCGGACAGACTCAACCCGAACCTGTAGAGATGGGAACCGCTCCGGGCAAGCCGGGTGTGACTCGCTGGCTGCCGCAGATACAGATCAGCGACCTGGTGGGCTTGCTGGAGCACCTGGCCGAGTCTTCCCAGCCCACCTACGACATCTACCAGCTCACGGAGGAGTTTGGCGCGGACTCCGACCTGGTGCTGCGCCTGATTGACACCGCAGAACTACTGGGCTTCGTGCGCGTGGGGCAGGGCGACGTGATGCTCACTCCGCTGGGTGAGACCTTCAGCGAGGCAAGCATCCTCACGCGCAAGGAGATTTTCTCCACGCGCATCCGCCGATTGCCCATTTTCCAGTGGTTGATTAACATGCTGCATTTGGCGGAAAACCAGAGCCTGAAGCGCGATTTCGTGCGCGCTGCCATCGAGCTGGAGCTGCCCGCTGCCGAAGCGGAAAAGCAGCTCAACACCATCATTGAGTGGGGGCGTTACGGCGAGCTCATCGCCTACGACGACGAGACCGAGACGCTGATGCTGGAACCGCTGGCAGGGGCAGCAGCATAGCCACGCAGAGCCTTGCCGGGGAGAGCGAGGCTCCCGCCAAGCCGTTGGTGTTGGAACCTAACCCCCCTGCCCCCCTTCCCTACGAGGGAAGGGGGTGTCCGGCGCGCGGCTCCCCTCTCCTCGCAGGAGAGGGGATGGGGGAGAGGTCAAAGTTTGGTAACCTAACCCCCCTGCCCCCTTCCCTACGAGGGAAGGGGGTGTCCGGCGCGCGGCTCCCCTCTCCTCGCAGGAGAGGGGATGGGGGAGAGGTCAAAGTTTGGTAACCTACCCCCCCTGCCCCCCTTCCCTACGAGGGAAGGGGGTGTCCGGCGCGCGGCTCCCCTCTCCTCGCAGGAGAGGGGATGGGGGAGAGGTCAAAGTTTGGTAACCTACCCCCCCTGCCCCCCTTCCCTACGAGGGAAGGGGGTGTCCGGCGCGCGGCTCCCCTCTCCTCGCAGGAGAGGGGATGGGGGAGAGGTCAAAGTTTGGTAACCTAACCCCCCTGCCCCCCTTCCCTACGAGGGAAGGGGGTGTCCGGCGCGCGGCTCCCCTCTCCTCGCAGGAGAGGGGACGGGGGAGAGGTTGACTAACCAGGCATCGCGGCAGTGATGAGGAACATGTCGGCATCAGTGGTCAGCAACAACCTGGTTGACCTGTTCGGGGGTTGCGGTATCAGCTTGGCTGTTGATGGGCGTTCTGGCTGGGCTAGGGACGGGTTCGCATAGTCTACAGGCGTTTCCAGAAGCAACAAGCGTGCGTATCGGCTACCACCTGATGTGCACGGTGATCCGCGCCGGAGCCCGCACATTCTGTTCCTGCAAGAAGCGAGCGGTGACCCGGTTACCCTCTTGTGACACAGAGGTTTGTATCGTTCGCCCGTTTATCTGCACACTGGCGGAGCGCAGGGTAGTGCCTTCCGGCAACTGGAACACCGTCTCGCGCAAGCGCAGGGAACCATAGCGCAGTTCTATCTGCTCGCGCTGCTCGTTGCGCCCCCGTTTCTGGGCAAACAGCCCCCACCCTGTGCCCGTGATAAAGAAGCTGCGATGGTGCTCGGGTTGCCAGCGCGGGGTAAAACCCAGCACCCCGTTAGGTGTGTCCAGAATCAGACCCTGCGCGGCGAGCAACAGCCCGAACGAGCTCATCGCGCGGGCATAGAACTTGCCGCACTCCAGATCGTTGAACGGGTTGCCGCCCGGACCCGAGTCCAGCCCGTCGCGTCGGCGTCCGTCGTAGCGGCTGCGAGTGGTGTTCACTATCTCTACCGCTTCTTGCACCATACCCTCCCACAACATCAGCCCGGCAGTAGCATATTCGATACCTGTCCAGACTTCGTCAGCGTAGATAATGAAGGGGTTGGGTCGTCCACCGTGAGGCCATGTGCACATCAGCAAACCGCCTTCGTCGTCCAGCACGTAGCGGCGGGGTACCTGGTTGTGCCCGCGCATGTTGCGGAGGAAGTTATGGCGGTAAATCGCCTTTAACGCTTGGCGTACCTTCTCACGCGGGTACAGGTATCCCAGCCCCAGCTGATGTGCCCACCATTGCCCCAGCAGCTGGTCACTGTGGCAACCGGTGTTGTAGTCGTGGGCGGGCGGGGTGCCTGGCTTCTGGATGTAGTACTCGCCGTTCCACAGCTGCGCATCCTGAAGGTGCATTCCCGCCAGACGGATGCGACGGTATCGCCGGGCAGAGGCGTTATCGCCCATACGCAGAGCCATCTGTTCCGCCGCCGCCAGCGCACACAGGTACTGTGAGCCGATAAAGGTGCTTGCTCCCGACACCGCACAGTCGTAGGTGTTCCACTGATGACCAGAGGGCGCGCCGTCCTCGTCGGCATCTATAGCCGAAATCAGCCAGTCGGTCGCCAGCTTCACCCGACTCCAGACCTTGCGCAGGAACCCAGGGTCCGGCGCGGTGAGATGTTCGCGATAGGCAGCGCAGATCGTGGCGCAATGCCCGTCGATGAAGGCGTTATGCGGGGCGTGCTGGCGGTGCGAGGTCTCGCCGTTGGGATGCAGATACACCAGCAGGTCGCTCTCACGCATGTTGCGTCCGATTTCGGGAAAGAGGCGGGCGTGCGTTTGTGCATAGTTCCACACGTGTGTGCAGTTGAGCGGGCAGCAACCGTAGCTCCCCTCGAAACCGCCGAAGTAGCCATCGCCTGACCAGAAACAGGTGGGACCGCGCAGGATGACCGCCTGCGAGGTGATGGCATCCAGCATCAGCGGGGGCAGATTGGACTGGTACATGGTCTGGTGGTACAGGCGCGTCCAGCCCCACAGAGTGTCCAGGTTCTGAAGCACGTAGCGGGAGACCTCATACGCGCTGCGGAACCAGCGGGTGTAGAGATTGCCCTTGTGTCCAAAGCGTTCCACGTTGGGATAGTGCCAGCCGAGCACAAAACTCACCGTTTGGGACTGACCCGGGCGCAGGTGCAGCGGCACGTCCATAGCGCTGTGAATACCCACCGAGGTGGCTTCCCGTTTCAAGTCAGCGAGAGTGCGCCATCTCTGGAAGCGAGGTCCCGGCCGGTCAGTTGCTAGCACGACTTCACCCCAGCGCGGATGCGCTGAGACGAGCTGCACTGGCTCGGCGATATCCTGCCCGGAGGCTGCAAGGAACAGTCGTGGCATCCACGTTGCCGGCACGTTACCCGCCAGACACAGTATCACTTTGCCCTTCTCCACCTGACGCATGAGCAACAGAGGCATCCCATCCGCCGTCTGCACCAGCACCTGCCAGCCTTCCGGCTGAAAGCCTTCCAGTCGCAGGTAGTTACGCACTCGCCACCGGGTTGCATCCAGCCCGGGCAGTAATTGCCGTCCCTCTGGCGTCCATTGCACGGAGAAGCGTCCGCTTTCGATGCGCATACCGGTTACACGCAGCGGCAGTATCTCCCGCAGGGGTTTCAGGCTCTCCACTGCGCTGAAAAGAGGTACAGGAGGTGCGTCCGAGAATACGATGTGGTCAATATTGATGTGTCCCCATCCGCCGGAGTGCCTGTCGACAATCTGAATCTGTGCCTGCTTGCCGATGAACTCGGATACTTCCCACTGGTAGGGCTCCAGCCGTTCGCTGTTGCGCCCGGTGGCAGTACGCGCCACCTTACCGTCCACCAGCAGATGGATGCAGGTCTCGTCCGCATGACCGCCCCCGCCGATGAGGAAACCGATGTATCGCCTGCTGATGGTGAACGTGCGAGAAGTGAGGGTGCCCTGTGGCTCGTCGTTAGGCAGGAAGGTGTTGACCAGCCCCTTGCCCCAGAAGCCGCTGACCGGCTGCTGTCCGGGAGTGGTTCCGGTATGTGGTGCGTTGCCGAAGGCGGTGCCTTCCACCGTCCATCCCTCGTAGCTGCCCTTTTCGAAGTCTTCAAAGACCTCCCACGGAACGGCATCGTCGCTCCAGAAGTCGGGACGTGGGTCGGTAATCAACACGATGCCACCCGCTCGCAACGTCTGCAGCATGCCCGCCAGCATCCCTGGCAACTCAGGGTGCCACTGCGACAGGGAAGTGATGCTGCTCAGGCGGGGCAGCCAGAAGAGGGGCACGGACGAGATATCCTCTCCCTGTACACGTTTCAACGTCAAGCTTCCCGGCGGTGGGTATCCTCCCTGCGCCATGTAGGCGGGCGAACCCGGTGCGCACAGAAGCACATCCCCCTGCGGTGCAGACTGGGGCAGGGTTGCCAACAGAGAGAGCGAGACCGTGCTCCTGCTGCGGTTACGCACCGTCCAGCGGAAAATGGCACAGGGAAGAGAGGAGTGGAAGGCATCCAGCGGGATTAGCGGATTGAACGCCTCCAGTATGATGTCCACTGGTAGGTCGCCAGTGTCAAACTGCAGGCGAGCGATGGGATAACCGCCTTCGTAGGTCAGCGAAGGCAGTGCAGGAACGTCCTGTTCCGACACCGTCTGCAGGAGGTGCAGCTCGTCGCCGATGCGCAGGGCAAAGAAGGCGTTTTCTAGCCGCTCTTCAGTGAAGTTATTGAATATCTGCCACACCGACAGCCTGCCTTGACCGTCCAGCCACACCGCACCTGTGCCAAGCCCACCGATGGGCATCAGCACGTACTCGAGATTCTGCCCACGGTAGGTGCGTGGCGTTTGGATGGTACCCGTGATCAGTGGTGGAGCAGGAGGTAGTTCGCTTCTGCGGACTTGCCAGACCGCAGCCTTTTGCTGGTCGTTATCTGCTTCAGCGGGGCGCATCAGGATCGTGCCCGCTGCACTTGCCAGCATCGCTTGCAGGAACTCCCTGCGACTGAGGCCCACACCACATTGCCCAGAGCAGCCACATTCGCGCCTCATATTCTAACCTCTGCTATGAACCATGATGGAGAGCACAATACCCTCTTCGGGATAACCTCCGACGATACCTGCGTGACTCTATGGGAACATGAAAGCGGATTCTGGAGCGTAAGAATACAGCAGATAAAACCGTTGGGTGAGGAGGTGAGCAACATGCGCAGAGCCATACCGTACATGCTTGGCGTGGCGGTAGTGGTTCTTATCATCTACGCTTTTCAGCCCGATGCCACTGTCAGCGTGGGGCAAACTGCGCCAGACGTGATACTGCGATTCACTGAGGACGGCGACCAAAGGGCGCTTGGCTCTTATCGCGGTAACGTGATAGTGCTGGACTTCTGGGCAACGTGGTGTGCTCCCTGCCGCTACACCATGCCCAAAATGGAGGAGTTTTACAAACGGTACAAAGAGCAGGGGGTAACTGTTATCGGCGTAGCTGTGGATATCGACGACTACAACAAGGTTGTGCAGTTTGCTAAAGATCTGGGTATTACCTATCCCATTGCTGCCGACACGAATGGCGAAGCCAAGCAGTACTATCAGATCCGCACCCTGCCAACGCTGTTCGTGATTGATAAGGATGGGGTGATCGCTTTGCGATTGGAAGGCTACGATCCAGAGAGCACTGAAAAACAGCTGGAGGAAGCAGTGAAGCGTGCGTTGGAGAAGCCTGCCAAGCCGCTAATACCTCCGCGCAGGTAAGCATGTGCCTGTACAAAGGTGCAAGCACCGATTGGTCTCACTGGAAAGTCGCGCTCTGTCGTGACCTCTGTTTCGGATGCGACGGAGCGTATCTCGCAGGAGTCGCTCCTGATGGCTCGAATCAATGTACAGGTTGCTCTGTTGCGAAGATACAATGGGAGATTGCTTCGGTCGCTACGCTCCCTCGCAATGGCACGATGAACATTGCCTGGCGTCATTGCGAAGCACGCCGTGTTGAAGCAATCCCCTCCGGTAGGATACCCGCAACAGCGCAATACCAGTTTGTTTGCGTAAGGGGAACGACTGATGATTAAACACGTAACCCTGCAGTAC encodes:
- a CDS encoding ABC transporter permease, with the protein product MHFLKSPIYDLKQTTREFRWSDAFVLLTITALLYTGVHFGFHAPEVVKGPGIVLEPSALPYYALRSVLRMSAAYLLSLTFTLVYGYAAARSRRAEQILLPTLDVLQSVPILSFLPVVLLGLSAIMHERLAAELASVVLIFTSQVWNMTFSWYQSLTTLPRDLREAADVFRMNWWLRMCKMELPFGAIGLVWNSMMSWAGGWFFLMAAEIFTVGERDYRLPGLGAYLSEASHQGNITAILWGLGTLVLVIVLLDQLVWRPLVAWSEKFKLEMIEQETHASSWFYDILRTSKLSERVSAFWKRIGERVDAWTLRVWPFRSEYVSAHPEREDVAWRLFFLIMLLLVGYGTLRALHLLTQVQLLQWLDILRGVFMTALRVFVALAIAFGWTVPLGVYIGMNARLAAWLQPLVQIAASIPATALFPVFVLMLLKLPGGLNIAAILLMLTGTQWYLLFNVIAGTMAIPQELRFTVTLLGLNRWQRWRVLILPALFPYLITGAITASGGAWNASIVAEYVEFGGKTLRVNGLGDLIAYSTAQGDFPLLLASTLTMILAVVLVNRLLWRRLYRIAASRYRME
- a CDS encoding nitrate ABC transporter ATP-binding protein translates to MNNGQVLVELEHVSQVYATGRKRFYAVQDINLSIGEGEFVCLLGPSGCGKSTLLRLITGLQRPTEGVVRYRGQELRGVNPYASIVFQTFALFPWLSVQENVEVALKARGVPPKIRTARALDLLDRVGLDGFENAYPRELSGGMRQKVGFARAMAVEPELLCLDEPFSALDVLSSEALRGELMELWLDGKIPTKTILMVTHNIEEAAEMADRLVIMGTSPGRVIAEVNVDLPHPRHRKTPQFLKLIDQIYAILAGQTQPEPVEMGTAPGKPGVTRWLPQIQISDLVGLLEHLAESSQPTYDIYQLTEEFGADSDLVLRLIDTAELLGFVRVGQGDVMLTPLGETFSEASILTRKEIFSTRIRRLPIFQWLINMLHLAENQSLKRDFVRAAIELELPAAEAEKQLNTIIEWGRYGELIAYDDETETLMLEPLAGAAA
- the resA gene encoding thiol-disulfide oxidoreductase ResA produces the protein MRRAIPYMLGVAVVVLIIYAFQPDATVSVGQTAPDVILRFTEDGDQRALGSYRGNVIVLDFWATWCAPCRYTMPKMEEFYKRYKEQGVTVIGVAVDIDDYNKVVQFAKDLGITYPIAADTNGEAKQYYQIRTLPTLFVIDKDGVIALRLEGYDPESTEKQLEEAVKRALEKPAKPLIPPRR